From the genome of Impatiens glandulifera chromosome 9, dImpGla2.1, whole genome shotgun sequence, one region includes:
- the LOC124916544 gene encoding putative protease Do-like 14 isoform X3 has product MRQVKLVGKMLNSEVNILKRFPTSNKSSLLRSLVLSASIAAAKSGLYFYSNIDTDPTRPSLWISVNIPKHDHPSWWPWRTWGPMFLQPSFNCLGNVPLFFSRSGGDIPPPADTSKEAKDLHRVTLGKSVGSGTIMDSDSTILTCAHLVVSHHGLSTKVGKVDVTLQDGRTFEG; this is encoded by the exons ATGCGACAAGTGAAATTGGTGGGAAAAATGTTGAACTCGGAAGTTAATATTCTG AAGAGGTTTCCTACATCCAACAAAAGCTCTCTTCTTCGATCTCTCGTTTTGTCTGCTTCTATTGCTGCTGCTAAATCCggtctttatttttattcaaacattGACACAGACCCAACAA gaccatccttatgGATTTCTGTTAATATCCCAAAGCATGATCATCCATCTTGGTGGCCATGGAGAACTTGGGGACCAATGTTTCTTCAGCCCTCTTTTAATTGCCTAG GAAATGTGCCATTGTTTTTCTCTAGGTCTGGAGGAGATATTCCACCACCCGCAGATACGAGCAAAGAAGCTAAAG ATTTACACAGAGTTACCTTGGGAAAGAGTGTTGGTTCTGGCACCATAATGGATTCTGATAGTACTATATTGACGTGCGCTCATTTGGTTGTGAGTCACCATGGCTTATCAACCAAAGTGGGGAAG GTTGATGTAACATTACAAGATggtaggacatttgaaggataA
- the LOC124913888 gene encoding serine/threonine-protein kinase SRK2I-like isoform X2 gives MDLVAASEKRIPYTSNSTSVIQIDENVQREIINHRSLRHPNIVRFKEVILTPTHLAIVMEYAAGGELFERICNAGRFSEDEARFFFQQLISGVSYCHAMKVCHRDLKLENTLLDGNPTPRLKICDFGYSKSSLLHSQPKSTVGTPAYIAPEVLLRQEYDGEIADVWSCGVTLYVMLVGAYPFEDPDLPKDFRKTIQRILHVQYAVPDNIQISPMCCHLISRIFVADPKQRISIAEIKNHEWFLMNLPADLMDENMTSREYQEPDQPMQSPETIMQIITEATVPPPGLYNLDTDEDMDDMDSDPELDIDSSGEVIYA, from the exons ATGGATTTAGTAGCAGCTTCTGAAAAAAGAATTCCTTATACTTCAAACTCAACATCAGTAATACAA ATAGATGAAAATGTCCAGAGGGAGATCATAAATCATAGATCTTTGAGGCATCCAAACATTGTGAGGTTTAAAGAG GTCATATTGACGCCAACACATCTGGCCATTGTAATGGAGTATGCAGCAGGAGGAGAGCTTTTTGAACGAATTTGTAATGCAGGGAGATTCAGTGAGGATGAG GCTCGCTTCTTCTTTCAGCAGCTGATATCTGGTGTCAGCTACTGTCATGCAATG AAAGTATGTCATCGAGATTTAAAGTTGGAAAACACATTGTTGGATGGAAATCCTACTCCTCGTTTGAAGATATGTGACTTTGGATACTCCAAG TCTTCTTTATTGCATTCACAACCAAAGTCAACTGTGGGGACACCAGCATATATTGCTCCAGAAGTGTTACTTAGGCAAGAATATGATGGTGAG ATTGCAGACGTTTGGTCATGTGGGGTGACATTGTATGTCATGCTGGTTGGGGCATATCCATTTGAGGACCCTGATCTGCCAAAGGATTTCCGCAAGACAatacaa AGAATTCTGCATGTCCAATATGCAGTGCCTGATAACATTCAAATCTCGCCTATGTGTTGCCACCTGATATCAAGGATCTTTGTGGCAGATCCTAAACAG AGGATAAGTATTGCGGAGATTAAGAATCATGAGTGGTTCCTGATGAACCTCCCGGCTGACCTTATGGATGAGAATATGACGAGCAGGGAATATCAAGAGCCTGATCAACCAATGCAGAGCCCGGAGACTATAATGCAAATAATAACTGAAGCTACGGTTCCACCGCCCGGGCTTTATAACTTGGACACGGATGAGGACATGGACGACATGGACTCAGATCCCGAGCTTGACATCGACAGTAGTGGGGAGGTCATCTACGCATGA
- the LOC124916544 gene encoding putative protease Do-like 14 isoform X2, giving the protein MRQVKLVGKMLNSEVNILKRFPTSNKSSLLRSLVLSASIAAAKSGLYFYSNIDTDPTRPSLWISVNIPKHDHPSWWPWRTWGPMFLQPSFNCLGNVPLFFSRSGGDIPPPADTSKEAKGYNGCFSRDSIANVAAITGPTVVNLSVSQDLHRVTLGKSVGSGTIMDSDSTILTCAHLVVSHHGLSTKVGKDI; this is encoded by the exons ATGCGACAAGTGAAATTGGTGGGAAAAATGTTGAACTCGGAAGTTAATATTCTG AAGAGGTTTCCTACATCCAACAAAAGCTCTCTTCTTCGATCTCTCGTTTTGTCTGCTTCTATTGCTGCTGCTAAATCCggtctttatttttattcaaacattGACACAGACCCAACAA gaccatccttatgGATTTCTGTTAATATCCCAAAGCATGATCATCCATCTTGGTGGCCATGGAGAACTTGGGGACCAATGTTTCTTCAGCCCTCTTTTAATTGCCTAG GAAATGTGCCATTGTTTTTCTCTAGGTCTGGAGGAGATATTCCACCACCCGCAGATACGAGCAAAGAAGCTAAAGGTTATAATGGGTGCTTCAGTAGAGATTCAATTGCCAATGTTGCTGCAATAACTGGTCCTACTGTAGTTAATTTGTCTGTCTCACAAG ATTTACACAGAGTTACCTTGGGAAAGAGTGTTGGTTCTGGCACCATAATGGATTCTGATAGTACTATATTGACGTGCGCTCATTTGGTTGTGAGTCACCATGGCTTATCAACCAAAGTGGGGAAG gacatttga
- the LOC124914059 gene encoding elongation of fatty acids protein 3-like, which produces MNLPQKLTYYLSEHPRIVNFRWGHAHSWGSTWSFLFASIALYILISIFLHLSLSILLRRGRPVPLGPIPAVHSLAMALISATIFAGLLLSSAAEIRDTRWFWWRSKTTPFQWLLCFPLGTRPSGRVFFWSYAFYISRFLHTFRTYFTILRRRNLSLFQLLNNSILISMSFLWLEFSQSFQVLAILLTTSVYSVVYGYRFWTAIGLRGACFPFVISCQIGLLSCNILCHVGVLMFHLLSGGCNGIGAWVFNSVLNGLILLLFMNFFVKMHLRKTKRTFMAVESDSETDEPPQDVKKDT; this is translated from the coding sequence ATGAATTTGCCCCAGAAGCTCACCTATTACTTGTCGGAGCATCCCCGGATTGTTAACTTCCGATGGGGTCACGCCCATTCTTGGGGATCCACATGGTCCTTCCTCTTCGCATCGATCGCCCTTTACATTCTTATCTCcatctttcttcatctctccCTCTCTATCCTACTCCGCCGCGGCCGCCCAGTACCTCTAGGTCCAATCCCCGCCGTCCATAGCCTAGCCATGGCCCTTATCTCCGCAACCATCTTCGCCGGCCTACTCCTCTCATCTGCGGCCGAGATCCGCGATACCCGCTGGTTCTGGTGGCGATCAAAAACAACCCCTTTTCAGTGGCTCCTCTGTTTCCCCTTAGGCACCAGACCCTCAGGCCGGGTCTTCTTCTGGTCATACGCATTCTACATCTCCCGATTCCTCCATACATTTCGTACTTACTTCACCATCCTCCGGCGGCGGAATCTTTCTCTTTTCCAGCTCCTTAATAATTCCATTCTCATCTCAATGTCATTCCTCTGGCTTGAGTTTTCACAATCGTTTCAGGTCCTGGCGATCCTTCTCACCACATCAGTATACTCAGTCGTTTACGGCTACCGGTTCTGGACGGCAATTGGGCTGCGCGGCGCTTGCTTTCCTTTCGTTATCAGCTGTCAGATTGGGCTTTTGAGCTGCAACATCCTCTGTCACGTTGGAGTTCTCATGTTCCATCTACTGAGCGGCGGATGCAATGGAATTGGGGCGTGGGTCTTCAATTCGGTGCTGAATGGGCTGATTCTGCTGCTGTTCATGAATTTCTTCGTGAAGATGCATCTTAGAAAGACAAAGCGGACATTCATGGCGGTGGAGAGTGACAGTGAGACAGACGAGCCTCCCCAAGATGTAAAGAAGGATACTTGA
- the LOC124913888 gene encoding serine/threonine-protein kinase SRK2I-like isoform X1, protein MDLSTIAGSPVMDMPIMHDSDRYDFVRDIGSGNFGVARLMRDKQTKELVAVKYIERGDKIDENVQREIINHRSLRHPNIVRFKEVILTPTHLAIVMEYAAGGELFERICNAGRFSEDEARFFFQQLISGVSYCHAMKVCHRDLKLENTLLDGNPTPRLKICDFGYSKSSLLHSQPKSTVGTPAYIAPEVLLRQEYDGEIADVWSCGVTLYVMLVGAYPFEDPDLPKDFRKTIQRILHVQYAVPDNIQISPMCCHLISRIFVADPKQRISIAEIKNHEWFLMNLPADLMDENMTSREYQEPDQPMQSPETIMQIITEATVPPPGLYNLDTDEDMDDMDSDPELDIDSSGEVIYA, encoded by the exons ATGGATCTATCAACGATCGCAGGTAGCCCAGTCATGGACATGCCGATCATGCACGACAGTGATCGGTACGATTTTGTCCGAGATATCGGTTCTGGAAACTTCGGTGTCGCTAGGTTAATGAGGGATAAACAAACGAAAGAGCTGGTGGCTGTTAAATACATCGAGCGAGGCGATAAG ATAGATGAAAATGTCCAGAGGGAGATCATAAATCATAGATCTTTGAGGCATCCAAACATTGTGAGGTTTAAAGAG GTCATATTGACGCCAACACATCTGGCCATTGTAATGGAGTATGCAGCAGGAGGAGAGCTTTTTGAACGAATTTGTAATGCAGGGAGATTCAGTGAGGATGAG GCTCGCTTCTTCTTTCAGCAGCTGATATCTGGTGTCAGCTACTGTCATGCAATG AAAGTATGTCATCGAGATTTAAAGTTGGAAAACACATTGTTGGATGGAAATCCTACTCCTCGTTTGAAGATATGTGACTTTGGATACTCCAAG TCTTCTTTATTGCATTCACAACCAAAGTCAACTGTGGGGACACCAGCATATATTGCTCCAGAAGTGTTACTTAGGCAAGAATATGATGGTGAG ATTGCAGACGTTTGGTCATGTGGGGTGACATTGTATGTCATGCTGGTTGGGGCATATCCATTTGAGGACCCTGATCTGCCAAAGGATTTCCGCAAGACAatacaa AGAATTCTGCATGTCCAATATGCAGTGCCTGATAACATTCAAATCTCGCCTATGTGTTGCCACCTGATATCAAGGATCTTTGTGGCAGATCCTAAACAG AGGATAAGTATTGCGGAGATTAAGAATCATGAGTGGTTCCTGATGAACCTCCCGGCTGACCTTATGGATGAGAATATGACGAGCAGGGAATATCAAGAGCCTGATCAACCAATGCAGAGCCCGGAGACTATAATGCAAATAATAACTGAAGCTACGGTTCCACCGCCCGGGCTTTATAACTTGGACACGGATGAGGACATGGACGACATGGACTCAGATCCCGAGCTTGACATCGACAGTAGTGGGGAGGTCATCTACGCATGA
- the LOC124916215 gene encoding vicilin-like seed storage protein At2g18540 has translation MITMFFKKPLFSLTCFIIVFFLACVSITSAIHRYEAVAGYGGSSTVVKKDERQILVSTEFGQISAVNVSDGIGGQYHLQFITLEPNALFLPVILHADMVFYVHTGSGSLSWLEVEADNTNNLDLERGDVYGLPAGSIFYLQSSLEPERQKLRIYAMFVNSNEAAFQEPVLPMGTYSSIRDLLLGFDKKVLQSAFQVSAEAIEELMSSERQPPIVHSVVSKREEEKEEKKKKKKKGGKQLIESRFMEAVMGSRSYRMLFNFNEETMNKKGKGKKKKKTSTFNFMNADPDFQNCNGWSLAVTSNNLQALRTPDVGLFMVNLTRGAMMGPHWNPMAMELGIVTHGQGMVLTVSSSHGEIKSERVKVEEGDIFVVPRFQMMAQLAFNNDSFVFMGFSTTSRINHPQYVAGKASVLQVLDRKVLAMSFNVTNSTMDQILNPAVESIILECGSCAEEEERIMNEEIRKEEDRKREEEEAKKREEEEAAAARKREEEEAAARKKEEEEEAARKKEEEEELRKREEEEARKRKEEEEEEARKKEEEEEMRKREEEEARKREEEEEARKRKEEEEEEARKREEGEAKKREEEEAKKREEEEMRKREEEEEEEARKRKEEEEAARRREEEEEEAKWEEEEARKREKEQEEAQRRKEEEEVKKREEEAIRRKEEEEEEAKREEEEARKREKEQEEAQRRKEEEEEAKKREEEEEEAKREEEEVRKREKEQEEAQRRKEEEEEEARQSEKEQEEEAQRVREEAIRRIEEEKAKREEEEEVRKREEKQQEEEEEWKGEGEGEETA, from the exons ATGATAACAATGTTCTTCAAGAAACCCCTCTTCTCTCTAACATGCttcatcatcgtcttcttccTGGCATGTGTTTCCATCACCTCTGCCATTCACCGTTATGAAGCTGTTGCTGGCTATGGAGGGTCGTCGACGGTGGTGAAGAAAGACGAAAGGCAGATTCTTGTGTCGACGGAGTTCGGGCAGATCTCGGCCGTCAATGTTAGCGACGGCATCGGAGGACAGTATCATCTACAGTTCATCACCTTGGAACCCAACGCCCTGTTTCTTCCCGTTATCCTCCATGCCGACATGGTTTTCTATGTTCACACCGGAAGTGGGTCGTTAAGTTGGTTGGAGGTGGAGGCAGATAATACCAATAATCTCGATTTAGAAAGGGGTGATGTTTATGGATTGCCGGCAGGTTCCATTTTCTATTTACAGAGCAGCTTAGAACCAGAGAGACAAAAACTCAGAATCTACGCCATGTTTGTCAACTCAAACGAAGCCGCCTTTCAA GAACCAGTATTACCCATGGGAACCTATTCAAGCATCCGGGATCTTTTGCTAGGGTTTGACAAAAAGGTCCTACAAAGTGCTTTTCAG GTTTCTGCGGAAGCGATAGAAGAGTTGATGAGCAGTGAAAGACAACCGCCAATTGTTCATTCGGTAGTATcaaagagagaagaagaaaaagaagagaagaaaaagaagaagaaaaaggggGGGAAGCAATTAATAGAATCTCGATTCATGGAAGCTGTAATGGGTAGTAGGAGTTACAGAATGTTGTTCAATTTCAATGAGGAAACCATGAACAAGAAGGGGAagggaaagaagaagaagaagacgagcACATTTAACTTCATGAATGCAGACCCTGATTTTCAGAATTGCAATGGTTGGAGCCTTGCTGTCACAAGCAATAACTTGCAAGCACTTAGGACTCCTGATGTAGGCCTTTTCATGGTCAACTTAACTCgg GGTGCGATGATGGGGCCGCATTGGAACCCCATGGCTATGGAGTTGGGAATAGTTACACATGGACAGGGAATGGTTTTAACTGTTTCCTCTTCTCATGGAGAAATAAAAAGTGAGAGGGTGAAAGTAGAAGAAGGAGATATTTTTGTTGTTCCTAGGTTTCAAATGATGGCACAGTTAGCTTTCAACAATGATTCGTTTGTGTTTATGGGATTTAGCACAACATCGAGGATAAATCATCCTCAGTATGTGGCAGGGAAGGCTTCAGTGTTACAGGTGTTAGATAGAAAGGTGTTGGCTATGTCTTTCAATGTGACAAATTCTACTATGGACCAAATCTTGAACCCTGCTGTTGAATCAATTATTCTGGAGTGCGGTTCTTGtgctgaagaagaagagaggaTAATGAATGAGGAGATTCGGaaagaagaagataggaaaagggaagaggaagaagctaagaaaagagaagaagaagaagctgcTGCTGCTAGAAAgagggaagaggaagaagcaGCGGCTAGGAAAaaggaagaggaggaagaagcaGCTAGgaaaaaggaagaggaagaagagctgagaaaaagagaagaggaggaggctagAAAAAGaaaggaggaggaagaagaagaagctaggaaaaaggaagaggaagaagagatgagaaaaagagaagaggaggaggctagAAAAagagaagaggaggaggaggctagaaaaagaaaggaagaggaagaagaagaagctagGAAGAGGGAAGAGGGAGAAGCTAAGAAAAGGGAAGAAGAGGAAGCtaagaaaagagaagaagaagagatgagaaaaagagaagaggaagaggaagaggaggctagaaaaagaaaggaagaggaagaagctgcaagaagaagagaagaggaggaggaagaggccAAATGGGAAGAAGAGGAAGCTAGGAAGAGAGAAAAAGAGCAAGAAGAAGCtcaaagaagaaaagaagaggaagaggttAAGAAAAGAGAGGAGGAAGCtataagaagaaaagaagaagaggaggaagaggCCAAACGGGAAGAAGAGGAAGCTAGGAAGAGGgaaaaagaacaagaagaagctcaaagaagaaaagaagaagaagaagaggctAAGAAAagagaggaggaggaggaagaggccAAACGGGAAGAAGAGGAAGTTAGGAAGAGGGAAAAAGAGCAAGAAGAAGCtcaaagaagaaaagaagaagaagaagaggaagctaGGCAGAGTGAAAAAGagcaagaagaagaagctcaAAGAGTAAGAGAGGAAGCTATAAGAAGAATAGAAGAGGAAAAAGCCAAAcgtgaagaagaggaagaggttAGGAAAAGAGAGGAGAagcaacaagaagaagaagaagaatggaaAGGGGAAGGAGAAGGAGAGGAGACAGCATGA
- the LOC124916488 gene encoding dammarenediol 12-hydroxylase-like: MAILCGAEGNKFLISNESKLVQPWWPKSIDKIFPKSNLEFMKEDSPRVRKILHPFLKADALQNYVPVMDQVMKKHLETDWSSRDQVKVAPAVSKYTFTLACRLFLSIEDGERVEELMKPFGDLAAGIVSMAINLPGTAFNRAIKASRCMRKDIEEMIKKRKQDKLWDKRDLLWCMMDGNGDYEDFLTESDVASTMLGLLHAGTHTLNVALTFIAMYLAELPHVYDEVFKEQRGIAKWKEENGEEFLNWDDIKKMKYSCNVVSEVLRMRPPSLGTFREAIVDFTYGGYFIPKGWKVHMISHSTHKNPEYFPDPEKFDPSRFEGKGPRPYTFVPFGGGPRMCPGNEFARIVMLVFMHNLVNKFKWEKVIPNERVVIDPLPRPVQGLPIWLHPI, encoded by the exons ATGGCAATCCTATGTGGGGCTGAAGGGAACAAGTTTTTGATATCCAACGAGAGCAAATTGGTCCAACCGTGGTGGCCCAAGTCAATTGACAAGATTTTTCCCAAGTCCAATCTCGAGTTCATGAAGGAAGATTCCCCGAGAGTTCGCAAGATTCTCCATCCTTTTCTTAAAGCGGATGCCCTTCAAAACTACGTCCCCGTAATGGATCAAGTCATGAAAAAGCATTTGGAGACGGATTGGAGTAGTCGAGATCAAGTAAAAGTGGCCCCTGCCGTGTCAAAATACACGTTCACGCTAGCTTGCCGGCTTTTCCTAAGCATCGAAGATGGGGAGAGAGTTGAAGAGTTAATGAAACCGTTTGGGGATCTAGCTGCCGGGATCGTCTCCATGGCTATTAACTTGCCAGGAACAGCATTCAACCGCGCCATAAAGGCTTCAAGGTGTATGAGAAAAGACATTGAAGAAATGATAAAGAAGAGAAAACAGGACAAGTTATGGGACAAGAGAGATTTGTTGTGGTGCATGATGGATGGAAACGGGGATTACGAGGATTTCTTGACGGAGTCTGACGTTGCGAGTACGATGTTGGGATTGTTGCATGCGGGGACTCACACTCTCAACGTGGCACTCACCTTCATCGCCATGTATTTGGCAGAGCTTCCCCATGTGTATGATGAGGTCTTCAAAG AGCAAAGAGGTATAGCAAAGTGGAAGGAAGAGAATGGTGAAGAATTTCTGAATTGGGATGACataaagaagatgaagtatTCATGTAATGTGGTGAGTGAAGTGCTAAGAATGAGGCCACCTTCATTAGGGACTTTTAGGGAGGCCATTGTTGATTTCACTTATGGAGGCTATTTTATTCCAAAAGGATGGAAG GTGCATATGATATCGCATTCGACACACAAGAATCCAGAGTATTTTCCGGATCCAGAGAAGTTTGATCCGAGTAGATTCGAGGGAAAAGGTCCGAGGCCATACACGTTTGTGCCATTCGGGGGAGGGCCGAGGATGTGCCCTGGAAACGAGTTTGCTAGGATTGTGATGTTAGTATTCATGCATAATTTGGTGAATAAGTTCAAATGGGAAAAAGTTATACCAAATGAAAGAGTAGTGATTGATCCTCTTCCCAGACCTGTTCAAGGACTTCCAATTTGGCTACATCCAATTTAG
- the LOC124914058 gene encoding pentatricopeptide repeat-containing protein At2g01390: protein MLLKVLSCFPSTLYHHCRLWDKGSIRYVHSLERVRPKRRIRSNPPTRFAKKEIEIPKMYMRQTIKKISNILRYSDWASAKDELQNLPIKWDSFTINQVLKSHPPMEKAWLFFNWASRLSRFKHDQFTYTTMLDIFGEAGRISSMKFVFQQMQEGCIKIDAVTYTSLLHWLSNIGDIDGSVAMWEEMRSKGCKPTVVSYTAYMKVLFDHNRVKDAVAIYKEMLQSGLTPTCHTYTVLMEHLAESGNFKDVIQMFNGMQQAGVYPDKAACNILVEKCSKAGETRAMNLILLYMKENSLVLRYPVFVKAHETLINTRESDTLLRQVNPHIKAADYRNVEEENEYVSSADTADANSMIDIVLILDFLKRKNLIAVDCLLSGLNTKNIKVDSWILTSVIEVNGKNDRKSGALLALDYSTKVGLKMERFAYVCLIGILIRSNYLVKVVDIVNEMVKCGFSLGTYLATLLIYRLGVNKEFANSEKLFCLLPDIEKNTATYTALIAAYFASGKVVEGLDVFRTMGEKGIPVAAGTYSVLSKGLEKYGKITEAELYWKEKKKRNLRTDHLSQVAASTEEETVCNCLFAGYVSSYG from the exons ATGCTGCTGAAAGTCTTGTCATGTTTTCCATCCACATTGTATCACCATTGTCGCCTTTGGGATAAAGGTTCTATTAGATATGTCCATTCTCTTGAACGGGTTAGACCAAAGAGAAGAATTCGTTCAAACCCACCTACCAGATTCGctaaaaaagaaattgaaattcCCAAGATGTATATGAGGCAGACAATTAAGAAAATCTCCAACATCCTCAGATATTCTGATTGGGCTTCTGCTAAAGATGAGCTACAAAATCTACCCATAAAATGGGATTCATTCACTATCAATCAAGTCCTCAAGTCCCATCCTCCCATGGAGAAAGCCTGGTTGTTTTTCAACTGGGCGTCTCGTCTCTCGCGATTTAAGCACGACCAGTTCACCTACACCACCATGTTGGATATTTTTGGGGAGGCCGGGAGGATTTCTTCAATGAAGTTTGTGTTTCAACAGATGCAAGAGGGATGCATTAAGATTGATGCAGTTACTTATACATCACTTCTGCATTGGCTATCCAACATCGGCGATATTGATGGGTCGGTTGCAATGTGGGAGGAGATGAGATCTAAGGGTTGCAAACCGACTGTTGTTTCTTATACGGCTTATATGAAGGTGTTATTTGATCATAACAGAGTGAAGGATGCTGTTGCTATCTATAAGGAAATGCTTCAATCTGGTCTAACTCCAACCTGTCACACCTACACAGTCTTGATGGAACATCTCGCTGAATCAG GAAACTTCAAGGATGTCATACAAATGTTTAACGGAATGCAACAAGCTGGAGTTTATCCTGACAAAGCTGCGTGCAATATTTTAGTTGAAAAATGTAGCAAAGCTGGGGAAACCAGGGCCATGAACCTGATTCTTCTGTACATGAAAGAGAATTCTCTTGTTCTTCGATATCCTGTTTTTGTCAAAGCACATGAAACACTGATCAACACGAGAGAGAGTGATACTCTCCTCAGACAAGTCAATCCTCACATTAAAGCTGCTGATTATAGAAAtgtagaagaagaaaatgagtaTGTTTCTTCTGCAGATACTGCAGATGCAAATTCAATGATAGATATAGTTCTGATATTGGATTTCCTGAAGAGGAAGAATTTAATTGCTGTCGATTGCTTACTTTCTGGTCTGAATACCAAGAATATTAAGGTAGATTCATGGATTCTGACATCTGTCATTGAGGTTAACGGCAAAAATGACAGAAAAAGTGGCGCTTTATTGGCGTTGGATTATAGTACGAAAGTGGGCTTGAAAATGGAGAGGTTTGCTTATGTTTGCTTGATAGGAATTCTTATAAGATCAAATTATTTGGTGAAGGTTGTAGACATTGTTAATGAAATGGTTAAATGTGGATTTTCGCTTGGCACATATTTAGCTACATTGTTGATTTATAGGCTTGGTGTTAACAAGGAATTTGCGAATTCTGAAAAGTTATTCTGTTTACTGCCCGATATTGAGAAGAACACAGCTACATACACTGCCCTGATTGCTGCGTATTTTGCCTCTGGAAAAGTGGTTGAAGGGCTTGACGTGTTTAGGACCATGGGGGAGAAAGGAATTCCTGTTGCTGCAGGAACTTACAGTGTTCTGTCGAAAGGTCTTGAAAAATATGGAAAGATAACTGAAGCAGAACTATACtggaaggagaagaagaagaggaaccTTAGAACTGATCATCTCTCTCAAGTTGCTGCTTCTACGGAAGAGGAAACGGTTTGCAACTGTCTTTTTGCTGGATATGTGTCATCGTATGGATGA
- the LOC124916544 gene encoding putative protease Do-like 14 isoform X1 encodes MRQVKLVGKMLNSEVNILKRFPTSNKSSLLRSLVLSASIAAAKSGLYFYSNIDTDPTRPSLWISVNIPKHDHPSWWPWRTWGPMFLQPSFNCLGNVPLFFSRSGGDIPPPADTSKEAKGYNGCFSRDSIANVAAITGPTVVNLSVSQDLHRVTLGKSVGSGTIMDSDSTILTCAHLVVSHHGLSTKVGKVDVTLQDGRTFEG; translated from the exons ATGCGACAAGTGAAATTGGTGGGAAAAATGTTGAACTCGGAAGTTAATATTCTG AAGAGGTTTCCTACATCCAACAAAAGCTCTCTTCTTCGATCTCTCGTTTTGTCTGCTTCTATTGCTGCTGCTAAATCCggtctttatttttattcaaacattGACACAGACCCAACAA gaccatccttatgGATTTCTGTTAATATCCCAAAGCATGATCATCCATCTTGGTGGCCATGGAGAACTTGGGGACCAATGTTTCTTCAGCCCTCTTTTAATTGCCTAG GAAATGTGCCATTGTTTTTCTCTAGGTCTGGAGGAGATATTCCACCACCCGCAGATACGAGCAAAGAAGCTAAAGGTTATAATGGGTGCTTCAGTAGAGATTCAATTGCCAATGTTGCTGCAATAACTGGTCCTACTGTAGTTAATTTGTCTGTCTCACAAG ATTTACACAGAGTTACCTTGGGAAAGAGTGTTGGTTCTGGCACCATAATGGATTCTGATAGTACTATATTGACGTGCGCTCATTTGGTTGTGAGTCACCATGGCTTATCAACCAAAGTGGGGAAG GTTGATGTAACATTACAAGATggtaggacatttgaaggataA